A single region of the Triticum dicoccoides isolate Atlit2015 ecotype Zavitan chromosome 2B, WEW_v2.0, whole genome shotgun sequence genome encodes:
- the LOC119367643 gene encoding uncharacterized protein LOC119367643: MLENLKGITSPQVASQCVLQAYATGNVQLVNGTDAGKLSQFRAHFVSTNQDKGCSFAAYVPSEEDTPLQRAEWIKYLGTFMNSEDRANAVHNAVKTSKCD, from the exons ATGCTGGAGAACTTGAAGGGGATAACATCACCTCAGGTGGCCTCTCAGTGCGTGCTCCAGGCATATGCAACTGGAAATGTGCAGCTTGTCAACGGGACAGACGCAGGCAAACTCTCGCAGTTTCGCGCGCATTTCGTGAGCACGAATCAAGATAAAGGTTGCAGCTTCGCAGCCTACGTACCCTCCGAAGAGGACACGCCGTTGCAG AGGGCCGAGTGGATCAAATACCTGGGAACGTTCATGAACTCCGAAGACAGGGCCAATGCAGTACATAATGCAGTTAAGACCAGTAAATGCGACTGA